In Zhaonella formicivorans, one DNA window encodes the following:
- a CDS encoding aminotransferase class V-fold PLP-dependent enzyme has product MQVYMDNAATSQRKPETVLKAMEQFFKEINCNPGRGGYELSLEAGRRVIEARAALAGFFSAEDPGQVVFTPNITVALNIALKGLLTQGDHVLITGLEHNAVVRPLTALSKERGVTYTVLPADSRGIVDPQAVIEAVGPNTRMIVATHASNVCGTIVPLEEMGKLAKEYGLYFVIDSAQTAGCLPLDFEGLNASVLAFTGHKHLLGPMGIGGFCVKKEVAERMQPLYEGGTGSISDREEQPGFLPDKFESGTLNTLGIVGLGAAVEYLRSIGVDKVRAKEMELTGKLLNGLRELPGITIYGPQDPRLQTGTVALNMHGIDNAELCYVLDQKFGIMTRPGLHCAPLAHKTLGTFPEGVLRLSLGHFTTEEDIDYVLDCLRKVCQALTA; this is encoded by the coding sequence GTGCAAGTTTATATGGATAATGCGGCTACCAGCCAGCGTAAACCGGAGACGGTATTGAAAGCCATGGAGCAATTCTTCAAAGAAATAAACTGCAACCCGGGAAGGGGAGGTTATGAACTTTCCCTGGAAGCAGGCAGGAGGGTAATTGAGGCGAGAGCTGCTTTAGCAGGGTTTTTCAGTGCAGAGGACCCTGGCCAGGTAGTATTCACGCCAAATATTACGGTCGCCTTGAATATTGCTCTAAAAGGGCTTTTAACACAGGGCGACCACGTGCTGATCACGGGACTGGAACACAATGCGGTTGTCCGCCCTTTAACAGCTTTGTCCAAAGAGCGGGGGGTTACTTATACCGTGCTGCCTGCTGATTCCCGGGGTATTGTTGATCCCCAGGCGGTTATTGAGGCAGTGGGGCCCAATACGAGAATGATCGTGGCAACTCATGCTTCCAACGTTTGCGGTACGATCGTGCCTTTAGAGGAAATGGGGAAGCTGGCAAAAGAGTACGGGCTATACTTTGTAATCGATTCTGCCCAGACGGCAGGCTGCCTTCCCCTGGATTTCGAGGGACTGAATGCCTCAGTACTGGCCTTTACCGGGCATAAACATTTGTTAGGCCCCATGGGGATAGGGGGATTTTGCGTTAAAAAAGAAGTGGCGGAAAGGATGCAGCCTCTGTATGAAGGGGGGACGGGCAGTATATCCGACCGGGAAGAACAGCCTGGCTTTTTGCCCGATAAGTTTGAAAGCGGTACATTGAATACATTGGGAATAGTTGGCTTGGGGGCGGCAGTGGAATACCTCCGGTCTATAGGAGTAGATAAGGTACGGGCCAAGGAGATGGAGCTTACCGGAAAGCTGTTAAATGGATTAAGGGAATTACCGGGAATCACCATTTACGGCCCGCAGGACCCCCGGCTGCAAACCGGCACAGTGGCTCTGAACATGCATGGAATAGACAATGCGGAGCTGTGTTATGTTTTAGACCAAAAGTTTGGCATTATGACCCGGCCTGGCTTGCACTGCGCCCCTTTGGCCCATAAAACCCTGGGCACGTTTCCCGAAGGGGTATTGCGCTTAAGCCTCGGCCACTTTACTACTGAAGAAGACATAGACTATGTGCTGGATTGCCTGAGGAAGGTATGCCAGGCACTGACGGCCTAG
- the yedE gene encoding YedE family putative selenium transporter, with product MKKTGIIIAGGIIGILAALLVKFGNPANMGVCVACFYRDITGALGLHRAETVQYIRPEIIGFILGAFIIAFTSKEFRARGGSSPLLRFVLGFFVMIGALVFLGCPLRMILRLANGDLNALVGLFGYIFGIVIGIQFIKKGFSLGRNYKQTAVNGYIMPVFASVLLLLAITQPAFIFFSQKGPGATHAPLLFSLAAGLIIGAVVQKTRLCTVGGFRDAILIKDFHLLSGLVGIFVFALLGNLILNPSAFKIGFVDQPIAHNDFVWNFLGMTLAGLGSVLLGGCPLRQTILSAEGDTDAAVTVFGLMAGAAFAHNFGTAASPKGVPVNGQVAVIIGLVVVLAIAGLTVWQNTQSTMKAKEGVALGQ from the coding sequence ATGAAAAAGACGGGTATTATCATTGCCGGCGGAATTATCGGAATTTTGGCAGCCTTACTTGTGAAATTTGGCAACCCGGCCAACATGGGCGTCTGTGTAGCCTGTTTCTACCGGGACATTACAGGGGCTTTGGGACTGCACAGGGCTGAAACAGTACAGTACATCAGGCCGGAAATCATTGGTTTCATTCTGGGTGCTTTTATTATTGCCTTTACTTCCAAGGAGTTCAGGGCGCGAGGCGGCTCATCCCCTCTCCTCAGGTTTGTGTTGGGCTTCTTTGTGATGATTGGTGCATTGGTATTTTTAGGCTGCCCGCTGCGGATGATTTTACGCCTGGCCAATGGGGACCTGAATGCTTTGGTAGGTTTATTTGGTTATATCTTCGGCATCGTTATAGGAATTCAGTTCATTAAAAAAGGATTTTCCTTGGGGAGAAATTACAAACAGACAGCAGTTAACGGATATATCATGCCGGTATTTGCTTCAGTGTTGTTGCTGCTGGCAATAACCCAGCCCGCATTTATCTTTTTCAGCCAAAAAGGTCCCGGCGCTACCCATGCTCCGCTGCTTTTTTCTTTGGCTGCAGGTCTGATCATAGGTGCTGTGGTGCAAAAAACCAGGCTTTGTACTGTCGGGGGCTTCAGAGATGCAATCTTAATTAAAGACTTTCATCTTTTAAGCGGCCTAGTTGGAATTTTTGTTTTCGCTTTACTAGGAAACCTGATTTTAAACCCCTCCGCTTTCAAAATAGGTTTTGTGGACCAGCCCATCGCCCACAACGATTTTGTCTGGAACTTTTTAGGTATGACTTTGGCAGGTTTAGGTTCGGTCTTGCTGGGCGGGTGCCCCTTGAGACAGACTATCCTTTCTGCGGAGGGAGATACCGACGCCGCTGTCACGGTCTTTGGCTTAATGGCAGGGGCAGCATTTGCCCATAATTTCGGCACCGCAGCCAGCCCCAAAGGAGTGCCGGTGAACGGCCAGGTTGCAGTTATAATCGGCCTCGTAGTAGTTTTAGCCATTGCCGGCTTAACGGTATGGCAAAATACTCAAAGCACAATGAAAGCGAAAGAAGGTGTTGCTCTTGGTCAGTAA
- a CDS encoding sulfurtransferase TusA family protein, with protein sequence MLLLVSNIVDARGRSCPEPVVMTKNALDAFSGEVQVLVDTEVAKENVKRFAESQGYKVAINELEDEYKLIITK encoded by the coding sequence GTGTTGCTCTTGGTCAGTAACATTGTTGATGCCAGAGGCAGGTCGTGTCCTGAACCCGTGGTAATGACCAAAAATGCATTAGACGCATTTAGCGGCGAAGTGCAAGTCCTTGTAGATACCGAAGTTGCCAAAGAAAATGTGAAAAGATTTGCTGAAAGTCAGGGATATAAAGTAGCAATCAATGAGCTAGAAGACGAATACAAATTAATTATTACAAAATAA
- a CDS encoding DUF3343 domain-containing protein, with translation MQYCVATFHSVYDSLNFEKAMKTRGIEVKLIPVPREISSSCGTAARFALKDREIITAIAAKEHLEIDRIYTLEEKLKKKSLLNIFS, from the coding sequence ATGCAATACTGCGTAGCCACTTTTCATTCGGTATACGACTCTCTTAACTTTGAAAAAGCAATGAAAACGAGAGGCATTGAAGTAAAACTGATACCGGTACCCCGGGAAATCAGTTCCAGTTGCGGTACTGCTGCCAGGTTTGCACTTAAAGACAGGGAGATAATCACTGCCATTGCCGCCAAAGAGCATCTTGAAATCGACCGCATTTATACCTTGGAAGAAAAACTCAAAAAGAAAAGCCTGTTAAATATATTTTCCTAA
- a CDS encoding winged helix-turn-helix domain-containing protein, producing MYNLRYKIWLDKNGKVFGEGPFQLLKGIEETGSLTSAARAMNMSYSQAHNLIKSLEKKLGFNLINSKTGGNGGGGSELTEEARLLMERYHKFSMECEQSLQAIFAKYFGNNN from the coding sequence TTGTACAATTTAAGATATAAAATCTGGCTTGATAAAAACGGCAAAGTTTTTGGAGAAGGCCCTTTCCAGCTTTTAAAAGGCATTGAGGAAACTGGCTCTTTGACCAGCGCTGCCCGGGCTATGAATATGTCTTACAGCCAAGCCCATAACCTCATTAAAAGCCTGGAGAAAAAGTTAGGTTTTAATTTAATCAACAGCAAAACAGGAGGAAACGGCGGAGGCGGCTCGGAATTAACCGAGGAAGCCCGTTTATTAATGGAAAGGTATCATAAATTCAGCATGGAATGCGAGCAATCACTGCAGGCTATCTTTGCCAAATACTTTGGCAACAATAATTAG
- the modA gene encoding molybdate ABC transporter substrate-binding protein → MTIKKHFNLFLIIFLCSLFFTGCSNKGSEATIIVAAAADLKYAFTEIGQKFTEKYNIPVQFNFGSTGQLAQQIANGAPADIFSAADVASVERLAAQGVIDKQSISQYARGRIVLLSGKAAATPLNTLQDLLREDIKKIAIANPEHAPYGLAAKEALHSAGLWDQLQDKIVYGQNIRDTMTLVESGNAEAGIIALSIVQAGELPYTLIDDKLHKPIIQAMGIVQNSKNKTAAQKFAKFVQSQEGRAILKKYGFILPGEENEQQ, encoded by the coding sequence TTGACTATTAAGAAGCATTTTAATCTTTTCCTCATTATTTTTCTTTGCAGCTTATTTTTTACCGGCTGCAGCAACAAAGGGTCCGAAGCTACCATTATAGTTGCCGCTGCTGCTGACCTAAAATATGCATTTACGGAAATAGGTCAAAAATTTACTGAAAAATATAATATTCCGGTACAATTCAACTTTGGCTCCACCGGGCAGTTGGCCCAGCAAATCGCTAACGGCGCACCGGCAGATATTTTTTCCGCAGCAGACGTTGCTTCCGTTGAAAGACTGGCGGCCCAGGGAGTAATAGATAAGCAAAGCATTAGCCAATATGCGCGGGGAAGAATAGTGCTGCTTTCCGGCAAAGCTGCTGCCACACCCCTCAACACTCTACAAGATCTGCTACGGGAAGACATAAAAAAAATTGCCATCGCTAACCCGGAGCATGCCCCTTACGGCTTAGCCGCCAAAGAAGCATTACATTCTGCCGGACTCTGGGACCAACTGCAGGATAAAATAGTTTACGGTCAAAATATCAGGGATACAATGACCTTGGTTGAAAGCGGCAATGCGGAAGCAGGCATTATAGCTTTATCCATTGTACAAGCCGGCGAATTGCCATACACATTAATTGACGACAAACTGCATAAGCCGATTATCCAAGCCATGGGAATCGTGCAAAACAGCAAAAACAAAACAGCAGCCCAGAAATTTGCAAAATTTGTCCAAAGCCAGGAGGGACGCGCTATTTTGAAAAAATACGGCTTTATTTTGCCGGGTGAAGAAAATGAGCAGCAGTGA
- the modB gene encoding molybdate ABC transporter permease subunit has protein sequence MSSSELQPLLLSLQVAGLATLLVIMVGLPVSLILAKANFIGKNLLDAFFTLPMVLPPTVLGYYLLVAIGRQSPLGAFLETRFGVNLVFTWQAAVLAAFISSLPLMVKSAKAAFGAIDVNIENAARTLGRPEWEIFFTVTLPLAWKGIAAGVTLAFARALGDFGTTIMVAGNIPGKTQTMPIAIYDAVLAGDTARANYLVLIITVTAFTILFILNRLENKY, from the coding sequence ATGAGCAGCAGTGAACTGCAGCCGCTGCTGCTTTCGCTGCAGGTCGCCGGATTAGCCACTTTACTAGTGATCATGGTAGGCTTACCTGTTAGCCTTATTTTAGCCAAAGCAAATTTTATAGGCAAAAATTTATTGGATGCTTTTTTCACACTGCCTATGGTTCTGCCTCCCACAGTCTTGGGCTACTACCTGCTGGTAGCTATCGGGAGGCAGAGTCCTCTGGGAGCCTTTTTGGAAACCCGTTTTGGGGTGAACCTGGTGTTTACCTGGCAGGCGGCAGTACTGGCAGCCTTTATCTCCTCCCTACCCCTGATGGTAAAATCAGCCAAAGCAGCTTTTGGCGCCATTGACGTTAACATTGAAAATGCTGCCCGGACTCTGGGCCGTCCCGAATGGGAAATATTCTTTACGGTTACCCTGCCATTAGCCTGGAAGGGAATTGCCGCCGGTGTAACTCTGGCATTTGCCAGAGCTTTAGGTGATTTTGGCACCACCATCATGGTAGCCGGCAACATCCCCGGCAAGACTCAAACCATGCCCATCGCCATTTATGATGCTGTTTTAGCCGGGGATACAGCCAGGGCTAATTATTTAGTATTGATAATCACAGTTACAGCTTTCACCATATTATTCATTTTAAACCGGCTGGAAAACAAGTATTGA
- a CDS encoding sulfate/molybdate ABC transporter ATP-binding protein, which yields MLTVDFVKAMPDFNLNIKFETGQGITALFGPSGSGKSLTLKCIAGLLTPDEGRIRLNDTVFFDRNLGVNLPAQKRGVGYVFQNYALFPHLTVYNNIAYGIKHLPKEVQQEKISRLLVQMRLQGLEHKKPENLSGGQQQRVALARALAVEPKLLLLDEPFSALDSAVRSKLRGELLDLLQQNPVPTLLVTHSLDEAYSLSTHMAVIESGKVIQFADKETVLTKPANKRAARLTRAKNIFTGIVHSIEGQLAKISTHDFPVFVYGPELKKGQEVTVVIRPHQLKIAEDRGQLPRHNVFKCVITKVVNHADSHTLYLKLEANMEKDYHFLAKVTDPPYSKTRLENSSEVFCCLPPEEIFIIAGA from the coding sequence ATGTTAACGGTAGACTTTGTAAAAGCTATGCCTGACTTCAACCTGAATATCAAATTTGAGACCGGTCAAGGGATAACAGCTTTATTCGGGCCTTCAGGCTCTGGCAAAAGCCTGACATTAAAATGTATAGCCGGCCTGCTGACTCCCGATGAAGGCCGGATTCGGTTAAATGACACCGTTTTCTTTGACCGTAACCTGGGGGTCAACCTGCCGGCTCAAAAGCGGGGCGTGGGCTATGTTTTCCAAAATTACGCCCTCTTTCCCCATCTCACCGTCTACAACAACATAGCTTACGGCATCAAGCATTTGCCAAAGGAAGTACAACAGGAGAAAATCTCCCGGCTGCTGGTCCAGATGCGGTTACAGGGATTGGAGCATAAAAAGCCTGAGAATCTGTCAGGGGGGCAGCAGCAGCGGGTGGCCCTGGCCAGAGCCCTGGCGGTAGAACCAAAGTTGCTGTTGTTGGATGAGCCATTTTCTGCCCTGGACAGCGCTGTACGCAGCAAGCTGCGGGGAGAGCTTTTAGATCTCTTGCAGCAAAACCCTGTACCGACGCTTTTGGTAACCCACAGCCTTGATGAAGCATACAGTCTTTCAACGCATATGGCAGTCATCGAGTCAGGTAAAGTCATCCAGTTTGCCGACAAAGAGACTGTTTTGACCAAACCGGCAAATAAGAGAGCAGCCCGGCTAACCAGGGCTAAAAATATTTTTACCGGCATAGTCCATAGCATCGAAGGCCAATTAGCAAAAATAAGCACTCATGATTTTCCCGTTTTTGTTTACGGGCCTGAACTGAAAAAAGGCCAGGAAGTAACCGTTGTCATCCGGCCCCACCAGCTAAAAATAGCAGAGGACCGGGGACAACTGCCCCGGCATAATGTTTTTAAATGCGTGATCACAAAGGTCGTCAACCATGCTGACAGCCATACCCTTTATCTTAAGCTGGAAGCAAATATGGAAAAGGACTATCACTTTTTAGCCAAAGTAACAGACCCGCCTTACAGCAAAACACGGTTGGAAAATAGCAGTGAAGTATTTTGCTGCCTGCCGCCGGAGGAAATTTTTATAATTGCCGGTGCATGA
- a CDS encoding serine dehydratase subunit alpha family protein: MKHGTLVKILQEQVQPALGCTEPVAIALACAKGARLLGGEVRNIAVSASKGLFKNAHGVGIPKTDEKGILIAAALGAVAGDPDLGLQVLKNVQMEDVDNAKKLVRAGLVSAKFVNEPQGVYVESKVETANGEAIVRIDGQHNNISYIEVNGQIVHQQHVGQKVTNVGYNLKDFPLNDIIAGAAGLKPEDISFLLEGIAINKRIAEYGIKNRVGLGIGGGLALLQEKNVLGCDIIDQVKTMVAAASDARMGGVDLPVMTSCGSGNQGIVAIMPVAMMAEKLGKREVATARALAISHLVNVYVKEHLGKLSPICGCSVSAGLGATAAITWLLGGSFEQISGAMKSIIANLSGMICDGAKGSCSFKLATSAGEAIICAYLAINNIYIHAAQGIVEESLEGTIQNLSMISKKGMEKTDEAILDILLQRVS; encoded by the coding sequence ATGAAGCACGGGACTTTAGTAAAAATCTTGCAGGAACAAGTCCAACCGGCTCTTGGATGTACAGAACCGGTGGCCATAGCTTTGGCCTGCGCCAAAGGAGCCCGCCTATTAGGCGGTGAAGTGAGGAACATAGCCGTTTCCGCCAGCAAAGGACTTTTTAAAAATGCCCATGGGGTCGGGATCCCCAAGACCGATGAGAAAGGGATTTTAATAGCAGCGGCGCTGGGCGCTGTAGCCGGAGATCCCGACTTGGGGCTGCAAGTATTGAAAAATGTCCAGATGGAAGATGTGGATAATGCTAAAAAACTTGTACGAGCAGGTCTGGTATCGGCTAAGTTCGTCAATGAACCTCAGGGGGTTTACGTGGAATCAAAAGTAGAAACTGCCAATGGAGAGGCAATTGTGCGCATAGATGGACAGCACAACAACATAAGTTATATTGAAGTTAACGGGCAAATAGTGCATCAACAGCATGTCGGGCAAAAAGTTACTAATGTGGGTTATAATTTAAAGGACTTTCCGCTTAATGATATTATTGCGGGGGCTGCCGGGCTGAAGCCGGAAGATATATCTTTTCTGCTGGAAGGGATAGCAATTAATAAACGCATTGCAGAATATGGAATTAAAAACAGAGTAGGCTTAGGAATCGGTGGGGGTCTTGCTTTGCTGCAGGAAAAAAATGTCTTAGGATGCGATATTATAGATCAGGTCAAGACCATGGTAGCTGCAGCCAGCGATGCCCGGATGGGTGGGGTGGACTTGCCTGTCATGACCAGCTGCGGCAGCGGCAATCAAGGCATTGTGGCTATTATGCCTGTAGCCATGATGGCTGAAAAACTGGGCAAAAGGGAAGTGGCAACAGCCAGGGCTTTGGCCATCAGTCACCTGGTCAATGTTTATGTCAAAGAGCACTTGGGAAAGCTGTCTCCTATCTGCGGTTGTTCCGTGTCTGCCGGTTTAGGTGCCACCGCGGCAATCACCTGGCTATTGGGCGGCAGCTTTGAGCAAATTTCCGGGGCCATGAAGAGCATCATAGCAAATTTAAGCGGCATGATCTGTGACGGGGCAAAGGGGAGCTGTTCCTTCAAACTGGCCACTTCCGCCGGAGAAGCTATCATTTGTGCTTACCTGGCAATTAACAATATTTATATTCATGCTGCCCAGGGCATTGTAGAGGAGAGCCTTGAGGGGACTATTCAAAACTTGAGCATGATCAGCAAAAAAGGCATGGAAAAGACCGATGAAGCTATTTTGGATATCCTTTTGCAGAGGGTTAGTTGA
- a CDS encoding ABC transporter permease, whose product MIVDWYTIFWRQWRIFQRRFWKIFSSTLVNPLLYLVAFGWGLGRNISVDGGSYLQFVVPGIVALTSMSVSFSGVATPLNISRLYYKTYEEFIIAPVSSLSVVLGEVIAGCGRGLFASVIVLGLAFLFGAKLYLGPLFWLVLVLNTFLFSSLGVVAAMLINSHEDMSNFSSFVIVPMAFLSNTFFSIKDLPEGVKILINLLPLTHTSRALRAAAMANPFPWISLWAILGFTVVLFWLAVRVSLRVE is encoded by the coding sequence ATGATTGTGGACTGGTATACAATCTTCTGGCGGCAGTGGAGGATATTTCAGCGGAGGTTTTGGAAAATTTTCAGCTCGACTCTGGTCAACCCTCTGCTTTATTTAGTGGCCTTTGGCTGGGGGCTGGGACGCAACATAAGTGTAGATGGCGGCAGTTACCTGCAGTTTGTAGTTCCGGGGATTGTGGCCCTGACATCTATGAGCGTTAGTTTTAGCGGAGTTGCCACTCCGCTGAATATAAGCCGTCTTTATTATAAAACTTACGAAGAATTTATTATAGCCCCTGTTAGTTCCCTTTCAGTAGTTTTAGGAGAGGTAATAGCCGGCTGCGGCAGGGGACTGTTTGCTTCCGTAATTGTCCTAGGGCTTGCTTTTTTATTTGGGGCTAAATTATACCTGGGTCCATTATTTTGGCTGGTACTGGTGTTAAATACTTTTTTGTTTTCTTCTCTTGGCGTGGTAGCGGCTATGCTCATTAATTCCCATGAAGACATGTCCAACTTCAGCTCCTTTGTAATTGTCCCCATGGCATTTTTGAGCAATACGTTTTTCTCAATTAAGGATCTGCCTGAAGGAGTAAAAATATTAATTAATTTACTTCCTTTAACTCATACCAGCAGGGCGCTGCGGGCGGCAGCAATGGCAAATCCTTTCCCCTGGATTTCATTGTGGGCTATCTTGGGGTTTACTGTGGTCCTCTTCTGGCTGGCTGTCAGGGTGAGTTTACGGGTTGAGTAG
- a CDS encoding ABC transporter ATP-binding protein: MIELKRVTKKFGTRLAVDSLDLKIDKGEIFGLLGPNGAGKTTTIRMLTTLARPTGGQVLINGFDLHRDLTQVKAQIGVVPQNLNLDGELTVWDNLELHGRLHKMPRPERQVRIKQLLAFTELTDRAQEQVAKLSGGMKRKLMIARAMLHQPKILFLDEPTVGLDPHTRRKIWDLIRKMNELELTVLLTTHYIEEAEALCHRVGLIDQGKLIALGTPEELKNKVGNIVVENRNKGETEYQFFADRKEAVDAIGNLRGEIVIRESNLEDVFIKLTQRKVGA; encoded by the coding sequence ATGATTGAATTGAAGAGAGTTACCAAAAAATTTGGTACGCGTTTAGCAGTAGACAGTTTGGATTTGAAAATTGATAAGGGAGAGATTTTTGGATTGCTTGGTCCTAACGGAGCCGGAAAAACCACCACCATCCGGATGCTGACCACCTTGGCCAGGCCTACTGGCGGGCAGGTATTGATTAATGGCTTTGATCTGCATAGGGATTTGACGCAGGTAAAAGCACAAATTGGTGTGGTACCTCAAAACCTGAACTTAGACGGTGAATTGACGGTATGGGACAACCTGGAATTACATGGACGCTTACACAAGATGCCCAGGCCGGAGCGACAAGTACGAATTAAACAACTGCTGGCCTTTACCGAATTAACTGACCGGGCCCAAGAACAGGTTGCTAAATTGTCAGGAGGAATGAAAAGAAAGCTGATGATTGCCAGGGCAATGCTGCATCAGCCTAAAATTTTATTTCTTGATGAACCGACTGTCGGTCTGGATCCCCATACACGCAGGAAAATATGGGACTTAATCAGGAAAATGAACGAACTGGAGTTAACGGTTCTGTTAACTACCCATTACATTGAAGAAGCAGAAGCGTTATGCCACCGGGTAGGGCTGATTGATCAAGGAAAACTAATTGCCCTGGGAACTCCTGAAGAGCTTAAAAACAAAGTAGGGAATATAGTTGTGGAAAACAGAAATAAGGGAGAAACTGAATATCAATTTTTTGCCGATAGAAAAGAAGCTGTTGATGCTATTGGTAATTTACGGGGCGAAATAGTTATTCGGGAATCCAATTTGGAAGACGTCTTTATTAAATTAACCCAGCGTAAGGTAGGTGCATGA
- a CDS encoding cob(I)yrinic acid a,c-diamide adenosyltransferase: protein MTARLSAGLVQVYTGTGKGKTTAALGLAYRAVGHGFKVCFIQFLKGSSYCGELFTSQRLKPNIDFFQFGRGCPYSSLIRSGFMKCTGCGECFYKDTKNMEEHKKYVLMAYEFAKEVLKKGQYDIVILDEISNALRYDLLTVPQALELIEEKPVHVELVLTGRGLPAEILEAADLVSEINAVKHPLKKGIASRRGIEY, encoded by the coding sequence ATGACAGCTAGATTATCTGCCGGTTTGGTTCAGGTTTATACAGGTACAGGAAAGGGAAAAACAACTGCCGCTTTGGGGCTGGCTTACAGGGCTGTCGGCCATGGGTTCAAGGTTTGCTTTATCCAATTTTTGAAGGGAAGCAGTTACTGTGGTGAATTATTTACTTCCCAACGTTTAAAACCAAATATTGATTTCTTCCAGTTTGGCAGAGGCTGCCCCTATTCATCGTTGATACGCAGTGGTTTTATGAAATGTACCGGCTGTGGAGAATGCTTCTATAAAGATACAAAAAATATGGAAGAACACAAAAAGTATGTATTGATGGCTTATGAGTTTGCTAAAGAAGTTTTAAAAAAAGGACAATATGACATTGTAATTCTGGATGAGATAAGCAATGCTTTAAGATATGATTTGCTGACTGTTCCCCAGGCCCTTGAATTAATTGAGGAAAAGCCTGTCCATGTTGAGCTTGTACTTACAGGAAGGGGCTTACCGGCAGAAATTTTGGAGGCAGCAGATTTGGTCTCGGAGATCAACGCTGTTAAGCACCCCTTAAAGAAAGGAATTGCAAGCCGCAGGGGAATAGAATATTAG